The Aeromonas jandaei genomic interval TGCTCTTGGAGAGCTCCTGCAAGCGGGGCAGGGCAATGGTCACCACATCGTTCTTTTCGCCAACAAACGCCTCTTCCAGCTCGATCTGCAAGCCATGGGCCGAGATGTCGCGGGTCCAGCCCAGCCAGGACTTGCCGTTGTGGTGGATGGCGACCGCCGTCTTGTGGATGTAGCGCAGCTCCTTGCGCAGCTGGACATAGTGCAGGGTCTCGATCTCGAAGGGGGCAACCCCCTGCTCGTGGCCAAAACGCTGCAACTCGTTGGCGTTGCTGCCAGGTTCCCCCTCCTGATAGAACTCTTCGCGCTGGGACTCCTGACTGATCTCCTGCAGCAGGCCGCAATAGCCGATCTGCTTGAGGCGCTCGAGCAGCAGTATGTCCTGCAACTGCGGGTTTTCGAGCCCCTGCAGCTGGCCAACGTCCGCTTCGAGCAGTTCGCACGCCTCCAGCGTGAACTTGTAGACGCGCCAGCTGGGGCGACGTGAGCCCACTTGGAAGAAGAGGGCTGTCAGGCCGCTCTGGCGCAGCTCCTCGGCAGTTGCCGAGAAGAAGTAGATATGGCTGCGCACCGTGTGGGTGAAGCAGTAAATAAGGGTTTCGCTGGTGGCACCGGGGGCGGGGCAGAGTCGCTTCATCCGCTCGGCACTGAATAGCCCCGCCAGCGCATCGCGGTTCTTCTCGTCACGCCAGTACTCCAGCAGATGCTGGTTGTTCTCGGTACGCAGCGCTATCTCGAGGCAGGGGCTGTCGCCGGTCCCGAAGAAGAGCGGCATGCCGGTCATGCGTGGCAGGTAGAACTGCTCGTACCCCTTGATGATGGCGGCAGAGAGCAGGTAGTCGACGCTGACCCGGTAACGCACCTTGTTGACTTCGATGAACTCTTTCAAAAAAGCGTCAAAGGCGGGTTGCTCGCCAGTGCGTACCAGTCGCAGCCAGAATTTCCCCTCTTTGCTCTCTTCCCCGAGGATCTGGTAGTTGACCGGTTGGTGCAGTACCGGGTTGGGGTTGTCGCGCTCCAGCCCGGTGAAGAAGACCTCGACCTGAGCGCCGGTATGGTAACTGGGCAGATAGGGCACCGAGATGCGCATCCCACCGAGGGAGAGATCGGAACTCTTGGCAAACAGCTTTTCACCATCCGGCAGCTTGAGCAGCACTGGCGAGCTGAAGTGCATCCGCTCCTGACGGCGGCCGTAATAGCTGGCGAAGGCGATGGTGTTGACATCGTATTGCCTGAACGGACTGGCCGGCGGGGTGAGGTGGCCATCGACGCGAGCGTGGTGCTGCTGTTTTTGCCACTGTTGCAGAGCCTCGTTGACTCCTATGGTATAGGCGTCACGGTAGAGATAGCACTGGGACTGGAACAGGTTGATTGCCTCGGCCGGCATGAAGTGGGTAATGCCGTCGAATTCATGGATCAGACACTCATCTGCCAGCTCATCGCGCATGTCGATGACCCTGCGGCACGGAGAGCATTTGCGTTTTAGCTCCATTTTGAGCAGAAAACGGCTGTTGCTGTTCTCTTCCTGGGTCATGCGGTTGAAGATCTCCTCGAAATCTTTCTCCCGCAACAAGGGGACAAGTTGTTCAATCAGATATTGTTGGTGTTCTGAATCCATGTGTTCCTGCCACGGAAAGTCACTTTTCCGATTCTGGGTTTGATCTGTCGGTCGCAAACAAGTATATCAAGCAGGAATTCATCCTGTCCCCGAGTTATCAATGGCCAAAAATAAAACTGCTTATGTTTGTTCCGAATGTGGTGCCGACTTCACACGCTGGCAGGGTCAGTGCAGTGAGTGCAAGGAGTGGAACACCATTACCGAGGTGCGCCTCGGGTCGGTGACTCCTGTCGGCAAGAGTGCCCGCTATACCGGTTATGCCGGTGCAATTGGCAGTCAGGTGCAGACACTGGCAGAGATAGCTACCACCGAGATCCCCCGTTTCTCCTCCGGCTTCAAGGAGCTGGATCGGGTACTTGGTGGCGGCGTGGTGCCGGGCTCTGCCATCCTTATCGGCGGCAACCCGGGGGCAGGCAAGTCGACCCTGCTGCTGCAGACTATGTGTGGTCTGGCAGAGCGGATGAAAACCCTCTATGTCACCGGTGAGGAGTCGCTCCAGCAGGTGGCGATGCGCGCCAATCGGCTCGGATTGCCTACCGACAAGTTGCGGATGCTGTCGGAGACCAGCGTCGAGCAGATCTGCCTGATTGCCCAGCAGGAGCAGCCGCAGATCATGGTTATCGACTCCATTCAGGTGATGCATGTGGCTGATGTGCAGTCGGCGCCCGGTTCCGTCTCGCAGGTGCGCGAGGCCGCAGCGCTGCTCACTCGCTATGCTAAGCAGAACCACGTGGCCATCTTCATGGTGGGCCATGTGACCAAGGATGGTACGCTGGCCGGCCCCAAGGTGCTGGAACACTGTATCGACTGCTCCGTGCTGCTCGACGGTGGCCATGACTCCCGTTTTCGTACCCTGCGCTCCCACAAGAACCGTTTCGGGGCGGTCAACGAGCTTGGCGTCTTTGCCATGACCGGGCAGGGAATGCGGGAGGTCAGCAATCCCTCTGCCATTTTCCTTAGCAGGGGAGAGGAGCAGGCTCCCGGCTCCATCGTGATGGTGATCTGGGAGGGCACCCGACCGCTGCTGGTGGAGCTGCAGGCGCTGGTGGATTACTCCCAGCTCTCCAATCCGCGCCGGGTGGCGGTGGGGATGGATCACAACCGGCTCGCTATGCTGCTGGCTGTATTGCACCGCCACGGTGGTCTGCAGATGGCGGATCAGGATGTCTTCATCAACGTGGTTGGCGGGGTCAAGGTGGAAGAGACCAGTGCTGACCTGGCGCTGCTGCTGGCCATGGTCTCCAGCTTCCGTGATCAGTCACTGCCCAAGGATCTGGTGGTGTTTGGCGAGGTCGGCCTCTCCGGCGAAATTCGCCCGGTGCCGTCCGGTCAGGAGCGACTGCAAGAGGCGGCCAAGCATGGTTTCCGTCGCGCCATCGTGCCGCACGCCAACGCCCCCAAGCACCCAATCGAAGGGATGGAAGTAGTACCGGTCAAGAAGTTGTCTGATGCGCTCGAGGCGCTGTAATCCGGTGCAGCTAAAAGACTATGTCTTGGGATGAACGAAAATAAGAAGAGCGCCAAGGCGCTCTTCTTAATTACGGGATTACGGGGAAATATGGAACGTCAGGGCTGGCTGTGTTCCAGATGCTCGCTCAGCAGCTGCTCCAGC includes:
- the radA gene encoding DNA repair protein RadA, encoding MAKNKTAYVCSECGADFTRWQGQCSECKEWNTITEVRLGSVTPVGKSARYTGYAGAIGSQVQTLAEIATTEIPRFSSGFKELDRVLGGGVVPGSAILIGGNPGAGKSTLLLQTMCGLAERMKTLYVTGEESLQQVAMRANRLGLPTDKLRMLSETSVEQICLIAQQEQPQIMVIDSIQVMHVADVQSAPGSVSQVREAAALLTRYAKQNHVAIFMVGHVTKDGTLAGPKVLEHCIDCSVLLDGGHDSRFRTLRSHKNRFGAVNELGVFAMTGQGMREVSNPSAIFLSRGEEQAPGSIVMVIWEGTRPLLVELQALVDYSQLSNPRRVAVGMDHNRLAMLLAVLHRHGGLQMADQDVFINVVGGVKVEETSADLALLLAMVSSFRDQSLPKDLVVFGEVGLSGEIRPVPSGQERLQEAAKHGFRRAIVPHANAPKHPIEGMEVVPVKKLSDALEAL
- a CDS encoding PilZ domain-containing protein codes for the protein MDSEHQQYLIEQLVPLLREKDFEEIFNRMTQEENSNSRFLLKMELKRKCSPCRRVIDMRDELADECLIHEFDGITHFMPAEAINLFQSQCYLYRDAYTIGVNEALQQWQKQQHHARVDGHLTPPASPFRQYDVNTIAFASYYGRRQERMHFSSPVLLKLPDGEKLFAKSSDLSLGGMRISVPYLPSYHTGAQVEVFFTGLERDNPNPVLHQPVNYQILGEESKEGKFWLRLVRTGEQPAFDAFLKEFIEVNKVRYRVSVDYLLSAAIIKGYEQFYLPRMTGMPLFFGTGDSPCLEIALRTENNQHLLEYWRDEKNRDALAGLFSAERMKRLCPAPGATSETLIYCFTHTVRSHIYFFSATAEELRQSGLTALFFQVGSRRPSWRVYKFTLEACELLEADVGQLQGLENPQLQDILLLERLKQIGYCGLLQEISQESQREEFYQEGEPGSNANELQRFGHEQGVAPFEIETLHYVQLRKELRYIHKTAVAIHHNGKSWLGWTRDISAHGLQIELEEAFVGEKNDVVTIALPRLQELSKSMDLQHLSYRLVSLNMTRTVLHLCIEGDSDRHTGRQFFSLLIESNQNKLKAAQEQRRYRGLARALRNIYTHHLFNSPVYINKLKGAPKPASIGKSLKPRSLQRLLTACAELPEQENLYPLFQGELLKELLMTPLRSIEREDKPKEEEVYIASIQTRAGLPIFRSRLASEFTGVKEKRQFIELALQEGEFYSVLVGVSRTGRPDTNFIANELDYIAKFAIHKAKKLEEELWSVVGVGELTDTTQATLFRLGITQPLN